A genome region from Primulina eburnea isolate SZY01 chromosome 9, ASM2296580v1, whole genome shotgun sequence includes the following:
- the LOC140841505 gene encoding serine/threonine-protein kinase STY13-like, whose translation MGSGNGFYSGAELCLDSKWLIDPKLLLVGPKIGEGAHAKVYEGKYKNQNVAIKIVHRGETPEEIAKRDARFGREVEMLSRVQHKNLVKFIGACKEPVMVIVTELLLGGTLRKYLVNMRPRCLDMRVSVGFALDIARAMECLHSHGIIHRDLKPENLLLTADHKTVKLADFGLAREETLTEMMTAETGTYRWMAPELYSTVTLRRGEKKHYNHKVDAYSFAIVLWELIHNKLPFEGMSNLQAAYAAAFKNVRPSSNDLPEDLALIVTSCWKDDPNARPNFTQIIHMLLHYLSRISPPEPVLPLRIFSTQNITFPPESPGTSSLMAKRDDTSDTPKTPMEDKPRWFFCFNMCC comes from the exons ATGGGATCTGGAAATGGATTCTACTCAGGGGCTGAGCTTTGTTTAGACTCCAAGTGGTTGATTGATCCCAAGCTTCTTCTTGTTGGACCCAAGATTGGAGAAGGAGCTCACGCCAAAGTGTACGAGGGAAA ATATAAAAACCAGAATGTGGCCATCAAAATTGTTCACAGAGGAGAAACGCCCGAAGAGATCGCTAAGAGGGACGCCAGGTTTGGAAGAGAAGTTGAGATGCTGTCTCGAGTCCAACACAAGAACTTGGTCAAG TTTATTGGAGCTTGCAAGGAACCTGTGATGGTGATAGTGACTGAGCTTCTCCTCGGTGGGACTTTGCGGAAGTACTTGGTAAATATGAGGCCAAGGTGTCTAGACATGCGTGTTTCTGTCGGATTTGCGCTCGACATAGCCCGTGCCATGGAGTGTTTGCACTCTCATGGAATTATACATCGTGACCTGAAACCTG AAAACTTACTCTTGACAGCAGACCATAAAACTGTAAAACTTGCGGATTTTGGTTTAGCAAGAGAAGAAACATTGACAGAAATGATGACGGCCGAGACTGGAACCTATCGCTGGATGGCTCCAGAG CTCTATAGCACAGTCACCTTGAGACGTGGAGAAAAGAAGCATTACAACCATAAGGTGGATGCTTACAGTTTCGCAATTGTGCTGTGGGAACTGATACATAATAAGTTACCCTTTGAAGGCATGTCAAATTTACAAGCAGCCTATGCCGCGGCTTTTAAA AATGTAAGGCCGAGTTCAAATGATCTACCAGAGGATTTAGCTTTAATAGTGACTTCATGTTGGAAGGACGATCCAAATGCTCGGCCAAACTTCACTCAGATAATACACATGCTCTTGCATTATCTATCGAGGATTTCACCACCAGAACCGGTTTTGCCACTCAGGATTTTCTCTACTCAGAACATCACCTTCCCGCCAGAATCCCCAGGCACAAGCTCATTGATGGCTAAACGGGATGACACGAGCGACACGCCCAAGACACCGATGGAGGACAAGCCAAGATGGTTCTTCTGTTTTAACATGTGCTGCTGA
- the LOC140841506 gene encoding SUPPRESSOR OF GAMMA RESPONSE 1-like, translated as MARTWLIDTRGLAKKVKNAGLPAAFQIKDCGANKECPNCHYHIDNTDVSHEWPGLPVGVKFDPSDVELLGHLAAKCGVGDSEPHLFIDEFIPTLECDEGICYTHPENLPGAKKDGSSFHFFYRIINAYASGRRKRRRIHGQESTIKANVRWHKTGKTKPVMENVVLKGFKKIMVLYAPSKKGSKPDKCNWVMHQYHLGANEDEQEGEYVVSRIFYQPQKENEYNETSIVKEEFDLGLAQAIPKTPKMSTPDPPRPQNTPSFNGGSDDHLIKSFVQNAKNLKDPSEPPSGFWLDDEVEYATCLAGESQAADFVDVNSLFCNEIIDSNTMFGDPRRHNSSLAQEGGDTRDVTASGGISDLDNIELDTPPDFNLSDLQFASQDSVFDWLNQL; from the exons ATGGCTAG GACTTGGCTTATTGATACCAGAGGACTTGCTAAGAAAGTGAAAAATGCAGGTCTTCCGGCTGCATTTCAAATCAAAGATTGTGGAGCAAATAAGGAGTGTCCAAATTGTCATTACCACATAGATAATACTGAT GTTTCTCATGAATGGCCCGGCCTCCCTGTTGGTGTGAAGTTTGATCCATCTGATGTTGAGCTGTTGGGCCATTTGGCTGCAAAATGTGGGGTGGGGGATTCAGAACCACACTTGTTCATTGATGAATTTATCCCAACTCTAGAATGCGATGAGGGCATTTGTTACACTCACCCCGAAAATCTTCCTG GTGCTAAAAAAGATGGAAGTAGTTTTCATTTCTTTTACAGAATTATTAATGCATATGCTAGTGGTCGCCGGAAGCGCAGGAGAATCCATGGTCAAGAAAGCACGATAAAGGCGAATGTTCGCTGGCATAAAACTGGGAAGACCAAACCTGTGATGGAAAATGTAGTGCTGAAAGGTTTTAAGAAAATTATGGTACTTTATGCACCTTCAAAAAAGGGGTCCAAGCCTGATAAATGTAACTGGGTAATGCACCAGTACCATCTTGGTGCTAATGAAGATGAACAAGAAGGAGAATACGTAGTTTCCAGAATTTTCTATCAACCACAGAAGGAGAATGAGTATAATGAAACTTCCATTGTAAAAGAAGAATTTGACTTGGGGTTGGCTCAGGCTATTCCAAAAACTCCCAAGATGTCTACTCCTGATCCTCCCCGGCCACAGAATACCCCCTCCTTCAATGGTGGCTCAGATGATCATTTGATAAAGTCATTTGTCCAG AACGCAAAGAATCTCAAAGACCCATCGGAACCTCCGTCTGGTTTTTGGCTCGACGATGAAGTGGAATATGCCACTTGTCTGGCTGGAGAATCGCAAGCCGCTGACTTTGTGGATGTAAACTCACTATTTTGCAATGAAATAATTGATTCTAACACGATGTTTGGTGATCCAAGGCGACATAACTCCTCTTTAGCTCAAGAGGGTGGCGATACAAGAGATGTCACTGCTTCCGGTGGAATATCAGATCTTGACAACATTGAACTCGATACCCCCCCGGATTTCAATCTTTCG GATTTACAGTTTGCCTCTCAAGACAGTGTGTTTGATTGGTTGAATCAGTTATAG
- the LOC140841507 gene encoding transcription factor MYB16-like, with the protein MGRSPCCDKIGLKKGPWTPEEDQKLLAYIEEHGHGSWRALPAKAGLERCGKSCRLRWTNYLRPDIKRGKFSLQEEQTIIQLHALLGNRWSAIATHLPKRTDNEIKNYWNTHVKKRLAKMGIDPITHKPKNDALLSRDVNSKSSANLSHMAQWESARLQAEARLVRQSKLRSADANLFQNPELALISSPHVGPTRFLKASNGGGLWGKTTEANAGGTVASVTELGRYSESPTSTLRSGTGIGESAAALIVNSSESCDGGIAEDENEGEWKGFGNSITFLPEINEFPQVVESAWVWESLSGNNISLEQVPCENFVETFTDLLLSTYADGGGDSDSGGAKGGDYFEDNKNYWSSILNLVDSSINSPLL; encoded by the exons ATGGGTCGATCTCCGTGTTGCGATAAAATCGGGTTGAAGAAAGGTCCGTGGACACCGGAAGAAGATCAGAAACTGCTGGCTTATATCGAAGAACACGGCCATGGAAGCTGGCGCGCCTTACCGGCCAAAGCTG GGCTGGAGAGATGTGGGAAAAGCTGCAGATTAAGGTGGACTAATTACTTGAGGCCTGATATCAAACGAGGAAAATTCAGTTTGCAAGAAGAACAGACCATCATTCAGCTCCATGCTCTCTTGGGAAACAG GTGGTCGGCCATTGCCACTCATTTGCCCAAAAGAACAGACAACGAGATTAAGAATTACTGGAACACACATGTTAAGAAGCGCTTGGCCAAAATGGGTATTGACCCGATCACCCATAAGCCCAAAAACGACGCCCTTCTGTCCCGCGACGTGAATTCCAAGAGCTCGGCTAATCTCAGCCATATGGCGCAGTGGGAGAGCGCTCGGCTCCAAGCTGAAGCCCGACTAGTCAGGCAGTCTAAGCTTCGTTCGGCTGATGCAAATTTGTTTCAG AACCCGGAACTGGCTCTCATTTCTAGCCCGCACGTGGGCCCGACCCGATTTCTGAAAGCGTCCAACGGCGGAGGGCTTTGGGGAAAAACTACGGAAGCCAATGCTGGTGGAACAGTTGCTTCAGTGACTGAACTGGGCCGCTATTCGGAATCTCCAACTTCGACACTCCGCTCAGGCACGGGGATTGGAGAGAGCGCCGCCGCATTAATCGTGAATTCATCCGAATCGTGTGACGGCGGAATCGCAGAAGATGAAAACGAAGGAGAATGGAAAGGATTCGGGAACTCAATTACCTTCCTGCCGGAGATAAACGAATTTCCTCAAGTGGTGGAGAGCGCGTGGGTTTGGGAATCTCTGAGCGGGAATAATATTTCTTTGGAGCAGGTTCCTTGTGAGAATTTCGTCGAGACGTTTACCGATCTTTTGCTTAGCACTTATGCAGACGGCGGCGGCGACTCGGATAGCGGCGGCGCTAAAGGTGGTGATTATTTTGAGGATAACAAGAATTATTGGAGTAGCATTCTTAATTTAGTGGATTCTTCGATAAATTCGCCACTGCTTTAA